The Penaeus vannamei isolate JL-2024 chromosome 15, ASM4276789v1, whole genome shotgun sequence genomic interval gatcatatatacatgcaatcataagtatgtatatatacatatgttatatattcatacatgcacacacatacacacatatatatgcatgcttatgaTTCGAAGGATACTTTTGTCATTAgggtcaccattatcatcacttccaACAGCATTCACAATGTCCTCTTTATGTGTccgatattatacatacatgcatacatatctatatcaatatatctatatatatgcgtgtgtatggcaattttcatgtatatgtttatgtgtatatatgcgtttatgtatacagtaaatacacacacacacatatatatactttatgaatatatatgtatatacatactgtatacatatatgtgattatacatatatatccatatgttcaatatataaacaaaaacacacgcattactatatacatatgtatactgtatacatatgtatttatgtactgaACATTCTGAACATTCATTCAATATTCTTGGGCTGGGCAATGACTGCCTCAATTTCTAGATTGTCTAATCACATTGCTAAGTATTCAAATGCTTTATCCCATCTTTATGCAATAGTTCTTctcttatacatatgtacacaaacacaaaaagtgtacgtgtgtgagtatatgtaagtaaacatatatatgtaaactattTTGAGAAATTAATTGAACTTCTATCAGCGAAAAGGGTTTTCCGCTCTAAATACTCTTTTCATTAAAAGACAAGATCATaaatttacttcttttattatatttcatgtcTGTATCATACTCGGTTGAATTCactgaaaaaagtaaaattgaGAAACACTAAGTGGCATTTATAGCAGTacctgtgatgataataataacaagtgatTATGAAAATCAAGAATGTAGCGTCTCCTGAACAATGATATTTGGTAGATGCAGAAGAGGAAACTGTGATCATACTctgcactaataatgatgatcctaAAGACAAAATTATCCTTCGAACCGGATTCGAACCAGTGACCTATGGATGTCTGCTTCTCAACCAACTACAGTCCACCGCTCTACCAACTGAGCTATCGAAGGAGCTGACAACCACAGACACCGCTTCCAGCTTTCCCTTCCTCGGCCTCGCCTCCACCGTCGCGCGCCGCTCACTCGCTCCCAACGGCGACGGTTTCCTGTCCGGGATTTTAGATTTATTTGAGCGTCTTAAGCACTGCTTTCGTTTACCAGGAAATGCCACGAATTCTTAAAGATTTTCCCTTGCCATTTCTGACTACTGTTGTCCAGTAGTTTTTTTAGATTTGCTTTCCAATGACATGCGAAGAATTGTCTCGTTTCCATAGGAACGATTTCGCTTTTGCATTGTCGTTGAGGCCAGTCTACCATTGCCAGGGGGGGGGGTACCTTTAAATTCCCTGAACTATGTTATAGATAGGAGGCATAAAACACGTCCAGCGCTTCAATATGAAAAGAATGGGAGCACCGGTTTATCTTAATGTAAGAAAGAACGATTTTAaaaatagtatatacatattgtgaatTTCCCTGTTAGAGAATGGCGACTACAAAATCTATTCTCTTCAATTCTATGTCATGAGGTTCGTTGCTCCATACCCATGGCCTCACAGAATCAGACTGCTCCCAAAGCTTGCTGATCCAGCCATTAGAGGCAGCGATAGAAAGGCTTCTTTTCACAAGAGATCTTGGTGTGTGTAATTCTCTTTTTCAAAAGGTCTGCAGTGAAGTTGATCATATTTCAGTTATTTTGGCTAAACCTCAACAATTTACCCCGTTTTCCAAATGGAATGGggcattctgtttttttctcgatATTATATTTTCTCTATCATCCCATCTAGATCAACAAATCACTTCTCGTTCATGGTTCTTTTGGCTATGAAGTTCATCGGGATTAATCTTGTAGTAAGTAAAACTGCCGAATTATgttaaataatttattttaatttcataTCCTATAAAACAAATGTGTGAAATGATGACCAATTGAATCCATGGTAGTGTTGTGTAGTCTGCCTCAAGGTGCCTTCCACTGCAGTTACTTAGAGATGCAGTGCTCGTGCTTGCCTCCGTTGCAGCACAGCAGCTGCTGCGACGCCACTCCGGTGTACTCCCAGGCGCCTCCACACACCTCGAAGTAGCCGTACACCTGCGGGAGAAGGCGAGGGTTACCTGTGCGTCTTTTGGCAAGAAATGATTTTGCTGGAGATCCCATGATGGCgatgaacagaagagaaaggTCAACAACTGAATCTTTACAGTAACAGCGAAAAGGAATGCATGGAGCTGTGGTCACGGAATggaagtatttttctttctcatccttttatcTCCATATCTTCCCGacctctcccaatctttcttcTCGTAATATAGATCTGGTTGACTTACCCTGTGGTTGTGGATGAAGTAGAAGAAATGGTCGGCCATGTAAGTGCAGATGTTCTGGCCAACAGTCAAGCCGTTTTCCTGAACAAGCCACATGTTGCCGTTGCCGCTCATGTCGTTGAGCTGCAATACAAGGACGCCCTTAGTATCATCCCAAAAGACTTCCcgtttcccttccccttgtcAGAAAGCGTCAAAGCAGTTCAAAAGGGATGTCCCCTCGTGAGGACTGACCTCCTTGGTGCAGGCGTTCTTGCACTGCTTGGCGTCGTCTACGCAGGAGTCGATGGTGATTTCGGGCGCTTCGAACACCCTGATCTCCGAGTGCTCGTAGGTGACAAAGGCGGCGCAGCGGCACCAGGGCTCCGTCTGGGCACTGCAGAAGGGAAACCACAAGTGCCAAAGCTAAACAAAAGGCAGCGTATATACGAGAAGAGAGCTGTAGCCTGTACGTCAAACAGCAAGGACAGAAAGCAACGCGATGTGGAGGGACGTCCCACCACAGGCCATCGCGAGAGGAAGAAGTACCTGACGGCGGCGAGGGAGGCCAAGAGAAGCGCGAGGACCTTCATGGTGTTgggtgggtgaggaagaggatgcCCCCTTGGACGGCGTGTGGCTTTTATGCTGCAGCTGGGGTCACAGTGTGGCGACTTAGGCCTTCGCTTGATAAGAGTATCGAGCCAGCTGTTCAGTTCCGAATACCGTGATATAATTTGGATTAGGTTCAATCTGTAGGGTTATGTAACGTTTTTTAAAATAAGTCAATTCATATCCCCTGATTTTTGTCTAataaacttttctttctctcataccgTTTGATTCATGTTTTGTAAAATGCAATGAATTCTCATCATTGAAAgccaaatgtatgtttatttacataatcaTGTTGTTAATGATGCTATCACAAGTCCTTAGGCTATCTTATGATGAAGCTTTTCCTCGACGGATTAAACACGGCTGCATACACCTTTTGGCTTCTGTGAAATCAGTCAGGCTTTAAAATACGGCGATGCAAGTACCGTTTCGCTAAATCTGGGCTTAAAGGGACTTTTACCGCCGTTAACCGAGAAAAGGCAGATCAAACTACAgc includes:
- the LOC138864255 gene encoding uncharacterized protein; the encoded protein is MKVLALLLASLAAVSAQTEPWCRCAAFVTYEHSEIRVFEAPEITIDSCVDDAKQCKNACTKELNDMSGNGNMWLVQENGLTVGQNICTYMADHFFYFIHNHRVYGYFEVCGGAWEYTGVASQQLLCCNGGKHEHCISK